The Streptomyces achromogenes DNA segment TGGTCGAACCGCGCACGTCATCATCCGCACGCACGTCAGAATCCGCGCACGTCGGTATCCGCGCCCGTCGGACGCGCCTGGGAAGGGACACCGGATGGCCGCCGTCCCCCCGTCCCCCGCCACGCCGCCTCCCGCCGCCCTTCCCACCCCACCCACGCTCCTCGTCCTCGACGCGGACCCGCCGCCCCGGCTGGGGCGGCTCACCGGGCGGGTCCGGGTGGTGCACACCGACGAGGCCTCGCTCGCCGAGCGGCTGCCGGCCGCCGACGTCCTGCTGGTCTGGGACTTCACCTCGCACGCGGTGCGCGACGCCTGGCCCGGCGAGGGCCCGCGGCCGCGCTGGGTGCACACGGCGAGCGCGGGCGTGGACCACCTGATGTGTCCTGAACTCACCGCGTCGGACACGGTGGTGACGAACGCCCGCGGCGTGTTCGACGAGCCCATCGCCGAGTACGTCGCCGCGCTGGTGCTGGCGATGGCGAAGGACCTGCCCCTGACCTGGGAGCTCCAGCAGCGGGGCGAGTGGCGGCACCGGGAGGGCCGGCGGGTCGCCGGGACCCGGGCCGTCGTGGTCGGGTCGGGGCCGATCGGGCGGTCCGTCGCCCGCACGCTGAAGGCGCTCGGCATCACCGCGTCGGTCGTCGGCCGCGTCCCGCGGACCGGCATCCACGGCCCCGACGACCTGGACCGGCTGCTGGCCCGCGCCGACTGGGTGGTCGCGGCCGCGCCGCTCACCGAGCAGACGCGGGGCATGTTCGACCTCCGGCGGTTCGGCGTGATGCAGCCCTCGGCCCGGTTCGTGAACGTCGGCCGCGGGCAGTTGGTCGTGGAGGAGGCGCTGGTGCAGGCCCTGGAGCGGCGGTGGATCGCCGGCGCCGCCCTGGACGTCCTCACCTCGGAGCCGCTGCCTCGCGACAGCCCGCTGTGGCGGATGCCGGGGCTGCTGGTCTCGCCCCACATGAGCGGCGACACGGTCGGCTGGCGGGACGACCTCGGCGCGCAGTTCGTCGAGTTGTTCGAGCGGTGGGCGGTGGGCCGGCCGCTGAGGAACGTGGTCGACAAGCGACGCGGATACGTGCCCGGCCACTGACGTCCCGTCGCTGCGCATGCGTCGCCCCGGGCGTCTCAGGCGTGGTCCGTAGCCATGCATGCGTGGCCCGGGACGACTCAAGCGTGACCCGGGACGGCTCAGGCGTGCCCCCGGACGGCTCAGGC contains these protein-coding regions:
- a CDS encoding D-2-hydroxyacid dehydrogenase; this translates as MAAVPPSPATPPPAALPTPPTLLVLDADPPPRLGRLTGRVRVVHTDEASLAERLPAADVLLVWDFTSHAVRDAWPGEGPRPRWVHTASAGVDHLMCPELTASDTVVTNARGVFDEPIAEYVAALVLAMAKDLPLTWELQQRGEWRHREGRRVAGTRAVVVGSGPIGRSVARTLKALGITASVVGRVPRTGIHGPDDLDRLLARADWVVAAAPLTEQTRGMFDLRRFGVMQPSARFVNVGRGQLVVEEALVQALERRWIAGAALDVLTSEPLPRDSPLWRMPGLLVSPHMSGDTVGWRDDLGAQFVELFERWAVGRPLRNVVDKRRGYVPGH